One Malus domestica chromosome 11, GDT2T_hap1 genomic region harbors:
- the LOC139189224 gene encoding zinc finger CCCH domain-containing protein 53-like isoform X1 translates to MESYEATKIVFSRIQSLDPENASKIMGYLLLQEHGDKEMIRLAFGPETLLHNLLLNAKTQLSLLPANSPASTCTPTTATFTPISRPTPLSLSSSSSSSSPSSSSSSTLWSLSNPISPSSASSPSYANILTRNTNPTSLSASSSEVVDKYQFQSNLSLLSDPKANDLFYGAEDLSSWGGWKPCLYYSRGFCKNGSACRFLHGGSASTDGGSSVNVDSPSNANVLEQCHEIIRSNAAAQQQKLAALSHFMADGGGAGASSFPYNKCMNFLMQQQNESPRSAASVLMTGDEIQKFGRYQHDRNDFSPFNLGGNVNHSSRQIYLTFPADSTFREEDVSNYFSIYGPVQDVRIPYQQKRMFGFVTFVYSETVRNILAKGNPHFVCDSRVLVKPYKEKGKIPDKKQQHQQFENEDHHLCRSLSAIDSRERYDLNLGSRMFYNTEDMLLRRKIEEQANLHQAIEIQERRLMNLRLLGIKTNNLHHQNQYYNGLPQGSPFPSPTLAHASKNQSLNFSPKDSNEEFTQEYEAEKLQQEMNPAFYHGNEDNNGNDFKLHESMEHNLPDSLFASPKKSAAGDQINVFSTTASAQVNTECSRATTISSSNNTNTNNNNNNNNNLLPTTFTPNADSPKSVLSKCAGTATTFPI, encoded by the exons ATGGAGTCTTATGAGGCTACCAAGATTGTTTTCTCAAGGATCCAAAGCTTGGACCCAGAAAATGCCTCAAAAATCATGGGGTACCTTCTGCTGCAAGAGCATGGCGACAAGGAGATGATACGTTTGGCATTCGGACCAGAAACTCTCCTGCACAATCTCCTTCTCAACGCCAAAACACAACTCTCCCTACTTCCTGCCAACAGCCCTGCTTCTACTTGTACCCCTACTACTGCTACTTTCACCCCCATCTCCAGGCCTACCCCTTTGtccctctcctcctcctcctcctcctcctccccctcctcctcttcttcctcaaccCTCTGGTCCCTCTCCAATCCCATAAGTCCCTCCTCTGCTTCTTCTCCCTCCTATGCCAATATTCTTACCAGAAACACTAACCCTACTTCTCTCTCTGCTTCTAGTAGTGAAGTTGTTGACAAATACCAGTTTCAGAGCAACCTTTCTTTACTCAGTGATCCAAAAGCTAATGACTTATTTTATGGAGCTGAAGATTTGAGTTCTTGGGGGGGATGGAAACCATGTTTGTACTATTCAAGAGGGTTCTGTAAAAACGGCAGCGCCTGCCGTTTTCTCCACGGCGGCTCTGCCAGTACTGACGGAGGTAGCTCCGTTAATGTTGACTCTCCAAGCAATGCCAATGTGCTTGAACAGTGCCATGAGATAATCAGATCCAATGCCGCTGCTCAGCAGCAGAAACTAGCCGCACTGTCACACTTCATGGCTGATGGTGGTGGCGCTGGTGCTTCCTCTTTCCCATACAACAAGTGCATGAATTTTCTTATGCAACAACAAAATGAATCCccaag GTCAGCAGCATCTGTATTGATGACGGGAGACGAAATTCAGAAGTTTGGGAGATACCAACATGATCGAAACGATTTTTCGCCTTTCAATTTGGGAGGAAACGTGAATCACAGTTCAAGGCAGATCTACTTGACATTCCCAGCTGACAGTACGTTTAGAGAAGAAGATGTCTCTAATTATTTTAG CATATATGGACCAGTGCAAGATGTGAGGATTCCATACCAGCAAAAGAGGATGTTTGGATTTGTTACATTCGTCTACTCCGAGACTGTAAGGAACATTTTGGCGAAAGGGAATCCTCATTTCGTATGCGATTCCCGGGTGCTTGTGAAGCCTTACAAGGAGAAGGGCAAAATCCCAGACAA GAAGCAACAACACCAACAGTTTGAGAATGAAGACCATCATCTGTGTAGAAGCCTGTCCGCCATCGATTCAAGGGAGCGTTATGACCTGAATCTTG GATCAAGGATGTTTTACAATACAGAAGACATGCTTTTGAGAAGGAAAATAGAGGAGCAGGCTAATTTGCATCAAGCCATTGAAATCCAAGAAAGGAGACTTATGAACCTCCGATTACTAGGCATCAAAACCAACAATCTTCATCATCAGAATCAGTACTACAACGGTTTACCACAAGGCTCTCCATTTCCTTCACCAACTTTGGCACATGCATCCAAAAATCAATCCCTcaatttttcacccaaagacagtAATGAAGAATTCACACAAG AATATGAAGCTGAAAAACTGCAGCAGGAGATGAATCCAGCTTTTTACCATGGAAATGAAGATAACAATGGCAATGATTTTAAATTGCATGAAAG TATGGAGCACAATCTCCCTGATAGCCTATTTGCATCTCCAAAGAAATCAGCTGCTGGAGACCAAATAAATGTCTTCTCAACTACTGCTTCTGCACAAGTCAATACTGAATGCAGCAGAGCCACAaccatttcttcttctaataatactaatactaataataataataataataataataatttattgccCACCACGTTTACCCCAAATGCAGATTCCCCAAAATCTGTTCTTTCCAAATGTGCAGGTACTGCCACTACTTTCCCCATATAA
- the LOC139189224 gene encoding zinc finger CCCH domain-containing protein 53-like isoform X3: MESYEATKIVFSRIQSLDPENASKIMGYLLLQEHGDKEMIRLAFGPETLLHNLLLNAKTQLSLLPANSPASTCTPTTATFTPISRPTPLSLSSSSSSSSPSSSSSSTLWSLSNPISPSSASSPSYANILTRNTNPTSLSASSSEVVDKYQFQSNLSLLSDPKANDLFYGAEDLSSWGGWKPCLYYSRGFCKNGSACRFLHGGSASTDGGSSVNVDSPSNANVLEQCHEIIRSNAAAQQQKLAALSHFMADGGGAGASSFPYNKCMNFLMQQQNESPRSAASVLMTGDEIQKFGRYQHDRNDFSPFNLGGNVNHSSRQIYLTFPADSTFREEDVSNYFSIYGPVQDVRIPYQQKRMFGFVTFVYSETVRNILAKGNPHFVCDSRVLVKPYKEKGKIPDKKQQHQQFENEDHHLCRSLSAIDSRERYDLNLGSRMFYNTEDMLLRRKIEEQANLHQAIEIQERRLMNLRLLGIKTNNLHHQNQYYNGLPQGSPFPSPTLAHASKNQSLNFSPKDSNEEFTQEYEAEKLQQEMNPAFYHGNEDNNGNDFKLHESMEHNLPDSLFASPKKSAAGDQINVFSTTASAQVNTECSRATTISSSNNTNTNNNNNNNNNLLPTTFTPNADSPKSVLSKCAES; this comes from the exons ATGGAGTCTTATGAGGCTACCAAGATTGTTTTCTCAAGGATCCAAAGCTTGGACCCAGAAAATGCCTCAAAAATCATGGGGTACCTTCTGCTGCAAGAGCATGGCGACAAGGAGATGATACGTTTGGCATTCGGACCAGAAACTCTCCTGCACAATCTCCTTCTCAACGCCAAAACACAACTCTCCCTACTTCCTGCCAACAGCCCTGCTTCTACTTGTACCCCTACTACTGCTACTTTCACCCCCATCTCCAGGCCTACCCCTTTGtccctctcctcctcctcctcctcctcctccccctcctcctcttcttcctcaaccCTCTGGTCCCTCTCCAATCCCATAAGTCCCTCCTCTGCTTCTTCTCCCTCCTATGCCAATATTCTTACCAGAAACACTAACCCTACTTCTCTCTCTGCTTCTAGTAGTGAAGTTGTTGACAAATACCAGTTTCAGAGCAACCTTTCTTTACTCAGTGATCCAAAAGCTAATGACTTATTTTATGGAGCTGAAGATTTGAGTTCTTGGGGGGGATGGAAACCATGTTTGTACTATTCAAGAGGGTTCTGTAAAAACGGCAGCGCCTGCCGTTTTCTCCACGGCGGCTCTGCCAGTACTGACGGAGGTAGCTCCGTTAATGTTGACTCTCCAAGCAATGCCAATGTGCTTGAACAGTGCCATGAGATAATCAGATCCAATGCCGCTGCTCAGCAGCAGAAACTAGCCGCACTGTCACACTTCATGGCTGATGGTGGTGGCGCTGGTGCTTCCTCTTTCCCATACAACAAGTGCATGAATTTTCTTATGCAACAACAAAATGAATCCccaag GTCAGCAGCATCTGTATTGATGACGGGAGACGAAATTCAGAAGTTTGGGAGATACCAACATGATCGAAACGATTTTTCGCCTTTCAATTTGGGAGGAAACGTGAATCACAGTTCAAGGCAGATCTACTTGACATTCCCAGCTGACAGTACGTTTAGAGAAGAAGATGTCTCTAATTATTTTAG CATATATGGACCAGTGCAAGATGTGAGGATTCCATACCAGCAAAAGAGGATGTTTGGATTTGTTACATTCGTCTACTCCGAGACTGTAAGGAACATTTTGGCGAAAGGGAATCCTCATTTCGTATGCGATTCCCGGGTGCTTGTGAAGCCTTACAAGGAGAAGGGCAAAATCCCAGACAA GAAGCAACAACACCAACAGTTTGAGAATGAAGACCATCATCTGTGTAGAAGCCTGTCCGCCATCGATTCAAGGGAGCGTTATGACCTGAATCTTG GATCAAGGATGTTTTACAATACAGAAGACATGCTTTTGAGAAGGAAAATAGAGGAGCAGGCTAATTTGCATCAAGCCATTGAAATCCAAGAAAGGAGACTTATGAACCTCCGATTACTAGGCATCAAAACCAACAATCTTCATCATCAGAATCAGTACTACAACGGTTTACCACAAGGCTCTCCATTTCCTTCACCAACTTTGGCACATGCATCCAAAAATCAATCCCTcaatttttcacccaaagacagtAATGAAGAATTCACACAAG AATATGAAGCTGAAAAACTGCAGCAGGAGATGAATCCAGCTTTTTACCATGGAAATGAAGATAACAATGGCAATGATTTTAAATTGCATGAAAG TATGGAGCACAATCTCCCTGATAGCCTATTTGCATCTCCAAAGAAATCAGCTGCTGGAGACCAAATAAATGTCTTCTCAACTACTGCTTCTGCACAAGTCAATACTGAATGCAGCAGAGCCACAaccatttcttcttctaataatactaatactaataataataataataataataataatttattgccCACCACGTTTACCCCAAATGCAGATTCCCCAAAATCTGTTCTTTCCAAATGTGCAG AAAGTTAA
- the LOC139189224 gene encoding zinc finger CCCH domain-containing protein 53-like isoform X2 has protein sequence MESYEATKIVFSRIQSLDPENASKIMGYLLLQEHGDKEMIRLAFGPETLLHNLLLNAKTQLSLLPANSPASTCTPTTATFTPISRPTPLSLSSSSSSSSPSSSSSSTLWSLSNPISPSSASSPSYANILTRNTNPTSLSASSSEVVDKYQFQSNLSLLSDPKANDLFYGAEDLSSWGGWKPCLYYSRGFCKNGSACRFLHGGSASTDGGSSVNVDSPSNANVLEQCHEIIRSNAAAQQQKLAALSHFMADGGGAGASSFPYNKCMNFLMQQQNESPRSAASVLMTGDEIQKFGRYQHDRNDFSPFNLGGNVNHSSRQIYLTFPADSTFREEDVSNYFSIYGPVQDVRIPYQQKRMFGFVTFVYSETVRNILAKGNPHFVCDSRVLVKPYKEKGKIPDKKQQHQQFENEDHHLCRSLSAIDSRERYDLNLGSRMFYNTEDMLLRRKIEEQANLHQAIEIQERRLMNLRLLGIKTNNLHHQNQYYNGLPQGSPFPSPTLAHASKNQSLNFSPKDSNEEFTQEYEAEKLQQEMNPAFYHGNEDNNGNDFKLHESMEHNLPDSLFASPKKSAAGDQINVFSTTASAQVNTECSRATTISSSNNTNTNNNNNNNNNLLPTTFTPNADSPKSVLSKCAGFLLECN, from the exons ATGGAGTCTTATGAGGCTACCAAGATTGTTTTCTCAAGGATCCAAAGCTTGGACCCAGAAAATGCCTCAAAAATCATGGGGTACCTTCTGCTGCAAGAGCATGGCGACAAGGAGATGATACGTTTGGCATTCGGACCAGAAACTCTCCTGCACAATCTCCTTCTCAACGCCAAAACACAACTCTCCCTACTTCCTGCCAACAGCCCTGCTTCTACTTGTACCCCTACTACTGCTACTTTCACCCCCATCTCCAGGCCTACCCCTTTGtccctctcctcctcctcctcctcctcctccccctcctcctcttcttcctcaaccCTCTGGTCCCTCTCCAATCCCATAAGTCCCTCCTCTGCTTCTTCTCCCTCCTATGCCAATATTCTTACCAGAAACACTAACCCTACTTCTCTCTCTGCTTCTAGTAGTGAAGTTGTTGACAAATACCAGTTTCAGAGCAACCTTTCTTTACTCAGTGATCCAAAAGCTAATGACTTATTTTATGGAGCTGAAGATTTGAGTTCTTGGGGGGGATGGAAACCATGTTTGTACTATTCAAGAGGGTTCTGTAAAAACGGCAGCGCCTGCCGTTTTCTCCACGGCGGCTCTGCCAGTACTGACGGAGGTAGCTCCGTTAATGTTGACTCTCCAAGCAATGCCAATGTGCTTGAACAGTGCCATGAGATAATCAGATCCAATGCCGCTGCTCAGCAGCAGAAACTAGCCGCACTGTCACACTTCATGGCTGATGGTGGTGGCGCTGGTGCTTCCTCTTTCCCATACAACAAGTGCATGAATTTTCTTATGCAACAACAAAATGAATCCccaag GTCAGCAGCATCTGTATTGATGACGGGAGACGAAATTCAGAAGTTTGGGAGATACCAACATGATCGAAACGATTTTTCGCCTTTCAATTTGGGAGGAAACGTGAATCACAGTTCAAGGCAGATCTACTTGACATTCCCAGCTGACAGTACGTTTAGAGAAGAAGATGTCTCTAATTATTTTAG CATATATGGACCAGTGCAAGATGTGAGGATTCCATACCAGCAAAAGAGGATGTTTGGATTTGTTACATTCGTCTACTCCGAGACTGTAAGGAACATTTTGGCGAAAGGGAATCCTCATTTCGTATGCGATTCCCGGGTGCTTGTGAAGCCTTACAAGGAGAAGGGCAAAATCCCAGACAA GAAGCAACAACACCAACAGTTTGAGAATGAAGACCATCATCTGTGTAGAAGCCTGTCCGCCATCGATTCAAGGGAGCGTTATGACCTGAATCTTG GATCAAGGATGTTTTACAATACAGAAGACATGCTTTTGAGAAGGAAAATAGAGGAGCAGGCTAATTTGCATCAAGCCATTGAAATCCAAGAAAGGAGACTTATGAACCTCCGATTACTAGGCATCAAAACCAACAATCTTCATCATCAGAATCAGTACTACAACGGTTTACCACAAGGCTCTCCATTTCCTTCACCAACTTTGGCACATGCATCCAAAAATCAATCCCTcaatttttcacccaaagacagtAATGAAGAATTCACACAAG AATATGAAGCTGAAAAACTGCAGCAGGAGATGAATCCAGCTTTTTACCATGGAAATGAAGATAACAATGGCAATGATTTTAAATTGCATGAAAG TATGGAGCACAATCTCCCTGATAGCCTATTTGCATCTCCAAAGAAATCAGCTGCTGGAGACCAAATAAATGTCTTCTCAACTACTGCTTCTGCACAAGTCAATACTGAATGCAGCAGAGCCACAaccatttcttcttctaataatactaatactaataataataataataataataataatttattgccCACCACGTTTACCCCAAATGCAGATTCCCCAAAATCTGTTCTTTCCAAATGTGCAG GTTTTCTTTTGGAATGTAATTAA
- the LOC114819763 gene encoding uncharacterized protein, translated as MADYSPLLTAYDSLGTASLKPPRVASLDVFRDLCVFLIMLVDYGGSILPIITHSPWNELHLADFVMPFFLFIVGVSLALVYTRVTNRVEATWKAMFKAVKLFLLGVLLQGGYFHGVASLTYEVDIESIRWFGILQRIAIGYIAAALCKI; from the coding sequence ATGGCTGATTACTCACCGCTGCTAACCGCATACGACAGTCTTGGGACTGCCAGTCTGAAGCCTCCACGCGTCGCCTCTCTTGATGTGTTCCGCGACCTCTGCGTCTTCTTGATAATGCTAGTTGATTACGGCGGCTCAATTCTTCCGATTATCACTCACTCCCCATGGAATGAGCTCCATTTGGCTGACTTTGTTATGCCTTTCTTTTTATTCATTGTCGGCGTTTCTCTTGCTCTTGTATACACGAGAGTGACAAACAGAGTAGAAGCTACATGGAAGGCGATGTTTAAGGCTGTAAAACTTTTTCTTCTAGGAGTCCTGCTTCAAGGTGGTTATTTCCATGGAGTAGCATCTTTGACTTATGAAGTTGACATTGAAAGTATACGGTGGTTTGGCATTTTGCAAAGGATAGCTATTGGATATATTGCGGCAGCTTTATGCAAGATCTAG